A genomic segment from Sulfuritalea hydrogenivorans sk43H encodes:
- a CDS encoding DUF6537 domain-containing protein produces the protein MNTNQPITILIAALGGEGGGVLAEWLVELAIRAGHPAQATSIPGVAQRTGATTYYVEIHPQTVEELGGRNPVMSLSPVPGCVDLMAASELLEAVRAIQNGFVSRERTLLLTSSQRTLTTFEKLVPGDGRFDSQRLLEVAASNSRQLATFDVEGTARTAGTVPSAVLFGAIAASGVLPFERSAFEEVIRASGRGVEASLRGFGMAWERCRAALGDAGAVPPAPTPDLVALGHARVVEFQDAAYGELYLQRVARLRAAEQGADPQGRHAGALTREGARFLALWMAFDDVVRVADLKSRSSRFARVRAEAGAKPGDIVRIADHFKPGLAELAGLLPESLAQRLLAIESRRWRNGDPPLAIAVKLRADSLSGFLLLRLMASLRGMRRRGRRYAEEQALIERWLSAVEAAASRGWEHGFELALCARLIKGYGATNERAREDLRHIVEHLSGGDAVDIRRAREAALADEAGTALDLALRQAGAPPRPIRAVPVKWIRHARSRQ, from the coding sequence ATGAATACCAATCAGCCGATCACGATACTGATCGCCGCACTCGGCGGCGAAGGCGGCGGCGTGCTGGCCGAGTGGCTGGTCGAACTCGCCATCCGCGCCGGCCACCCGGCGCAGGCCACCTCGATCCCCGGCGTCGCGCAGCGCACCGGTGCCACCACCTACTATGTCGAGATCCATCCGCAAACCGTGGAAGAACTCGGTGGCCGCAATCCGGTGATGAGTTTGTCCCCGGTGCCGGGTTGCGTCGACCTGATGGCCGCTTCGGAATTGCTGGAGGCCGTGCGCGCGATCCAGAACGGCTTCGTCTCGCGCGAACGCACGCTGCTGCTGACCTCTTCGCAGCGCACCCTGACCACTTTCGAAAAGCTGGTGCCGGGCGACGGCCGCTTCGATTCGCAACGTCTGCTGGAGGTCGCCGCAAGCAACAGCCGACAACTGGCGACCTTCGATGTCGAGGGCACGGCACGCACTGCCGGCACCGTGCCGAGCGCCGTGCTGTTCGGCGCCATTGCAGCGAGCGGTGTGCTGCCCTTTGAGCGTAGTGCCTTCGAAGAAGTCATTCGCGCTTCCGGGCGCGGCGTCGAGGCCAGCCTGCGCGGCTTCGGCATGGCCTGGGAGCGTTGCCGCGCGGCGCTAGGTGACGCTGGCGCCGTCCCGCCGGCGCCGACTCCCGATCTCGTCGCGCTGGGCCACGCCCGCGTCGTCGAATTCCAGGATGCCGCCTACGGCGAGCTTTACCTGCAACGGGTCGCGCGCCTGCGCGCGGCAGAGCAGGGCGCCGATCCGCAGGGGCGGCACGCTGGTGCGCTGACCCGCGAAGGCGCGCGCTTCCTCGCGCTGTGGATGGCCTTCGACGATGTCGTGCGCGTGGCCGACCTCAAGAGCCGCTCCAGCCGATTTGCCCGCGTGCGCGCCGAGGCCGGTGCCAAACCGGGCGACATCGTGCGCATCGCCGACCATTTCAAGCCGGGGCTCGCCGAACTGGCCGGGCTGCTGCCGGAGTCGCTCGCACAGCGCTTATTGGCCATCGAGAGTCGGCGCTGGCGGAACGGCGATCCGCCGCTGGCAATTGCCGTGAAATTGCGCGCCGACAGTCTGTCGGGATTCCTTCTCCTGCGCCTGATGGCATCCCTGCGCGGGATGCGCCGTCGCGGCCGGCGTTACGCCGAGGAACAGGCGCTGATCGAGCGCTGGCTGTCCGCGGTGGAAGCCGCCGCCAGTCGAGGCTGGGAGCATGGCTTCGAACTGGCGCTGTGCGCGCGGTTGATCAAGGGCTACGGCGCGACCAACGAGCGCGCCAGGGAGGACCTGCGCCACATTGTCGAACATCTGTCGGGCGGGGATGCCGTGGACATTCGCCGGGCGCGCGAAGCCGCACTGGCCGACGAAGCCGGCACCGCGCTGGATTTGGCGCTGCGACAGGCCGGCGCGCCGCCGCGGCCGATCAGGGCGGTGCCGGTGAAATGGATCAGACACGCAAGGAGCAGGCAATGA
- a CDS encoding acyl-CoA thioesterase, translated as MNKAAATQEAATPAAHRHIQHYRIAFSDCDPAQIVFFANYFKWFDTASREFFTACGIPSWRDTERERGIIGTPLLDAQAKFLSSATYGEDIEIETFVERWSNRSFVMHHVARRGDTVLVEGREVRIFAIRDPDDAKRIKAIPIPEDIKAACC; from the coding sequence ATGAACAAAGCAGCAGCAACGCAGGAAGCCGCCACACCGGCAGCGCACCGACATATCCAGCACTACCGCATCGCGTTTTCCGATTGCGACCCGGCGCAGATCGTGTTCTTCGCCAACTACTTCAAGTGGTTCGACACCGCCAGTCGCGAGTTCTTCACCGCCTGCGGCATACCGAGCTGGCGCGACACCGAACGCGAGCGCGGCATCATCGGCACGCCGCTGCTGGATGCACAGGCAAAGTTCCTGAGTTCCGCCACCTACGGCGAGGACATCGAGATCGAAACCTTCGTCGAGCGCTGGAGCAACCGCAGCTTCGTCATGCACCATGTCGCGCGGCGCGGCGACACCGTGCTGGTCGAGGGCCGCGAGGTGCGCATCTTCGCCATCCGCGATCCGGACGATGCGAAGCGCATCAAGGCGATCCCGATTCCCGAGGACATCAAGGCCGCCTGCTGCTGA
- a CDS encoding GGDEF domain-containing protein, with the protein MITELIDPRTFLLVANLLGMFCALVLWVQARSFPEDIKGLRDWALAVVLIGCASGLASMRGIIPDYLAIVAASAALLLGQFLLIVGLQRYAGQQPKWRPALDGIGAVVILIVWLTYGSHHYQGRIFIMSLAHIGLFSAGAVLAWHARPTGLGSRFLCAFFVLGVAVAVWRITTLSTALDQADEIFDRNLIQQVYLGMFSLGVLGLSVGFILLANERLHAELEFMATRDPMTGAFNRRAFFAQAAVEWARSMRTQRPLAAITSDIDFFKKVNDQHGHHVGDLVIKDFTVRAAQMLRLPDVLARFGGEEFVILLPDTGMVEAKNVAERIRREIETHRDKALPAYTVSLGLSVAQGDVGQAADIEALIAEADAALYRAKQRGRNRVET; encoded by the coding sequence GTGATTACCGAACTCATCGATCCGCGCACCTTCCTGCTCGTCGCCAACCTGCTGGGGATGTTCTGCGCGCTGGTGCTGTGGGTGCAGGCGAGAAGCTTCCCCGAAGACATCAAGGGGCTGCGCGACTGGGCACTGGCGGTCGTGCTCATCGGCTGTGCATCGGGGCTTGCTTCGATGCGCGGAATCATTCCCGACTACCTTGCCATCGTCGCCGCGAGCGCCGCGCTCCTGCTGGGACAATTCCTGCTCATCGTCGGCCTGCAACGCTACGCGGGACAGCAGCCCAAGTGGCGCCCCGCGCTGGACGGCATCGGCGCGGTGGTGATCCTGATCGTCTGGTTGACCTACGGCAGCCACCACTACCAGGGCCGCATTTTCATCATGTCGCTGGCGCACATCGGCCTGTTCTCCGCCGGCGCGGTGCTGGCGTGGCACGCCAGGCCGACGGGGCTGGGCAGCCGCTTCCTGTGCGCGTTCTTCGTGCTCGGGGTGGCCGTCGCGGTGTGGCGGATCACCACGCTGAGCACGGCGCTTGACCAGGCCGACGAGATCTTCGACCGCAACCTGATCCAGCAGGTGTACCTCGGCATGTTCTCGCTGGGCGTGCTGGGCCTGTCGGTCGGATTCATCCTGCTCGCCAACGAACGCCTGCACGCCGAACTGGAATTCATGGCGACGCGCGATCCGATGACCGGCGCCTTCAACCGTCGCGCGTTTTTCGCCCAGGCCGCGGTGGAGTGGGCGCGCAGCATGCGCACCCAGCGGCCGCTGGCCGCCATCACGTCCGACATCGATTTCTTCAAGAAGGTCAACGACCAGCATGGCCACCATGTCGGCGACCTGGTGATCAAGGACTTCACCGTTCGTGCGGCGCAGATGCTGCGTCTGCCGGATGTCCTTGCGCGTTTCGGCGGGGAGGAATTCGTCATCCTGCTGCCCGACACCGGCATGGTCGAAGCGAAGAACGTCGCGGAGCGAATCCGGCGCGAGATCGAAACCCATCGCGACAAGGCATTGCCGGCCTACACGGTGAGCCTCGGCCTCTCGGTGGCGCAGGGCGATGTCGGGCAGGCCGCCGACATCGAGGCGCTGATCGCCGAGGCGGATGCGGCGCTTTACCGGGCCAAGCAGCGGGGCCGGAACCGGGTCGAGACATAG
- a CDS encoding HD-GYP domain-containing protein produces MSLLKDISRMLGGTDGLRHQEDLLTTLLVMAWMVEARDPYTGGHLWRVSRFSRLLATEAGLPDTDVARIAVGGFLHDLGKISIPDHILGKKDRLTDDEYAVIKTHPDVGWRMLASHPLAALAEAAVRAHHETPDGGGYPRGLAGEAVPIDARIVGICDAFDAMTSTRPYRRGMPIEKALAIIEENFDRQFDRGFGLRFVALGRAGRLDHIVGHSDDGIPLHECVMCGPTLVLRRDQKAGDSVYCPACTGEYAVESGDGALVTSFTGRKATPAQLEPEADTLLIACVVRESARALLA; encoded by the coding sequence ATGAGCCTCTTGAAAGACATTTCCCGCATGCTGGGTGGCACGGATGGTTTGCGCCATCAGGAGGATTTGTTGACCACGCTATTGGTCATGGCCTGGATGGTCGAAGCCCGCGATCCTTACACCGGCGGGCATCTCTGGCGCGTATCGCGTTTTTCGCGCTTGCTGGCCACGGAAGCGGGATTGCCGGATACCGACGTGGCGCGCATCGCCGTCGGCGGATTCCTGCACGATCTTGGCAAGATCAGCATTCCCGACCATATCCTCGGCAAGAAGGATCGGCTGACCGACGACGAATATGCCGTGATCAAGACGCATCCGGATGTCGGCTGGCGCATGCTGGCCAGCCATCCGCTCGCGGCGCTGGCCGAGGCGGCCGTGCGGGCGCATCATGAAACACCCGACGGCGGCGGTTATCCGCGCGGTCTTGCCGGCGAGGCGGTGCCGATCGATGCGCGCATCGTCGGCATCTGCGATGCCTTCGATGCGATGACCAGCACGCGCCCCTACCGGCGCGGAATGCCGATCGAAAAGGCGCTCGCCATCATCGAGGAGAACTTCGATCGCCAGTTCGACCGCGGCTTCGGCCTGCGCTTCGTTGCGCTGGGGCGCGCTGGCCGGCTCGATCACATCGTCGGCCACAGCGATGACGGCATCCCGCTGCACGAGTGCGTGATGTGCGGGCCGACGCTCGTGCTGCGGCGGGACCAGAAAGCCGGCGACAGCGTTTATTGCCCTGCCTGCACCGGCGAGTATGCCGTCGAGTCAGGCGATGGCGCACTGGTGACGAGCTTCACCGGGCGCAAGGCAACACCTGCCCAGCTCGAACCCGAGGCCGACACCCTGCTGATCGCCTGCGTGGTGCGCGAGTCGGCGCGGGCGCTGCTGGCCTGA
- a CDS encoding peroxiredoxin-like family protein, translating into MNPPRVLIPRQPVPALDAPVLGGGHFNLAVSPAPTFNLLVFYRGLHCPLCAKYLIELERLHDDFVQRGVLPLAISSDNAERAEAMARKINAAKLKFCHDLPLSTARAWGLTISTSRGKTSIGIDEPALFSEPGLFLVKPDGTLYWGSTQTMPFARPHFDEILGAIDFVVKNDYPARGEYLGSV; encoded by the coding sequence ATGAATCCGCCGCGCGTTCTGATTCCCCGCCAGCCGGTGCCGGCACTCGATGCGCCCGTGCTGGGCGGCGGACACTTCAACCTCGCCGTGTCGCCGGCGCCGACTTTCAACCTGCTGGTGTTCTATCGCGGGCTGCACTGCCCCCTGTGCGCCAAATATCTCATCGAGCTGGAACGGCTGCACGATGACTTCGTCCAGCGCGGCGTGTTGCCGCTGGCCATCAGCTCGGACAACGCCGAACGGGCGGAGGCCATGGCCCGCAAGATAAATGCCGCGAAGCTGAAGTTCTGCCACGACCTGCCCCTGTCGACCGCCCGCGCCTGGGGACTGACGATCTCGACATCGCGCGGCAAGACCTCGATCGGCATCGACGAGCCGGCCCTGTTCTCCGAGCCGGGGCTGTTCCTGGTCAAGCCGGACGGGACGCTCTACTGGGGCTCCACCCAGACCATGCCCTTCGCCCGTCCGCATTTCGACGAGATCCTCGGTGCCATCGATTTTGTCGTCAAGAACGACTATCCGGCACGCGGCGAATACCTGGGTAGCGTTTAG
- a CDS encoding anti-sigma factor family protein, protein MLNCKESTHLISEAEDRSLKVKEKLALEMHILLCKGCRNYRDQMAFLRRACEGYKATLTDDKEIQP, encoded by the coding sequence ATGCTGAATTGCAAGGAATCCACCCACCTGATTTCGGAAGCGGAGGACCGCTCCCTGAAGGTGAAGGAGAAGCTGGCCCTGGAAATGCACATCCTGCTCTGCAAGGGTTGCCGCAACTACCGCGACCAGATGGCCTTCCTGCGCCGCGCCTGCGAAGGCTACAAGGCGACGCTGACCGATGACAAGGAGATTCAACCATGA
- a CDS encoding sigma-70 family RNA polymerase sigma factor: MIVADQIAGFRSDLLRFARLQLRDDHLAEDVVQETLIAALAAVEDFAGRSALKTWVFSILRNRIIDAIRMRNRSVNVSALAEEDGSFEQTFDALFKANGHWTPVNKPSTWEDPEEALRQRQFWAVFDACLNHLPANSGRVFMMREFLDFDVDEICAELAISSKNCYVILHRARHRLRGCLEQTWFGPGESSC, encoded by the coding sequence GTGATCGTCGCGGACCAGATCGCCGGTTTCCGTTCCGACCTGCTTCGCTTCGCCCGGCTCCAGCTGCGCGACGACCACCTGGCCGAGGACGTGGTCCAGGAGACGTTGATCGCCGCGCTTGCCGCGGTCGAGGATTTCGCCGGCCGGTCCGCCCTCAAGACTTGGGTTTTCTCGATCCTGCGCAACAGGATCATCGATGCCATTCGCATGCGGAATCGTTCCGTCAATGTTTCCGCGCTGGCCGAAGAGGATGGCAGCTTCGAGCAAACCTTCGACGCGTTGTTCAAGGCGAATGGCCACTGGACGCCGGTCAACAAGCCGTCCACCTGGGAAGACCCGGAGGAAGCCTTGCGGCAGCGGCAGTTCTGGGCCGTCTTCGACGCCTGCCTGAATCATCTTCCCGCCAATTCGGGACGCGTCTTCATGATGCGCGAGTTCCTCGACTTCGATGTCGACGAGATTTGCGCCGAGCTGGCGATCAGCTCGAAGAATTGTTATGTCATTTTGCACCGGGCACGCCACAGGCTGCGTGGCTGCCTGGAGCAGACCTGGTTCGGTCCCGGAGAATCGTCATGCTGA
- a CDS encoding HvfX family Cu-binding RiPP maturation protein, producing the protein MKKLLGTTLSAIDLAGLWLGLLALRIILGWEFFESGVEKFRGENWFFDIQDKFPWPFNIVPPAVSWQMATWFELAGGIALVIGLATRFFGVSLFMLTVVAIASVHWPADWSTVGSLLKGYAITDQGHGNFKLPVIFMAMLLPLILSGPGRLSVDALVRRRVLR; encoded by the coding sequence ATGAAAAAACTTCTCGGCACCACCCTGTCGGCCATTGACCTCGCCGGTCTCTGGCTGGGCCTGCTCGCCCTGCGCATCATCCTCGGCTGGGAGTTCTTCGAATCCGGCGTCGAGAAATTCCGCGGCGAAAACTGGTTCTTCGACATCCAGGACAAGTTCCCCTGGCCCTTCAACATCGTGCCGCCGGCCGTCAGCTGGCAGATGGCCACCTGGTTCGAACTGGCGGGCGGCATCGCATTGGTGATCGGGCTGGCGACGCGCTTCTTCGGCGTGTCGCTGTTCATGCTCACCGTCGTCGCCATCGCCAGCGTGCATTGGCCGGCGGACTGGAGCACCGTCGGCAGCCTGCTCAAGGGCTATGCCATCACCGACCAGGGGCACGGCAACTTCAAGCTGCCGGTGATCTTCATGGCGATGCTGCTGCCGCTGATACTCAGCGGTCCGGGCCGGCTCTCGGTCGATGCACTGGTCCGGCGGCGCGTCCTGCGGTGA
- a CDS encoding HvfC family RiPP maturation protein, with translation MLAFQHFQQDFGRHVRDPRGTARPAGVPARRMAIYNELPYNNLEGFLLACFPITRRIVGDRRWPRLVRAFFREARCRTPYFREIPREFLAWLQAAERLPGPPWLAELAHYEWVELALDVMDADTPECDADGDLLDGIPVPAPVLMNLAYAWPVHRIGPDWRPRKPRATHLLVFRDHGDEIRFVELSAVSARLMALLQEGRHSGKSACLAAAREINHADPATLLAHGKVLLEELRAIGAILGIRP, from the coding sequence ATGCTCGCCTTCCAGCACTTCCAGCAGGACTTCGGCCGCCACGTTCGCGATCCCCGCGGCACGGCCCGGCCCGCCGGCGTGCCGGCGCGGCGCATGGCGATCTACAACGAGCTGCCCTACAACAACCTGGAAGGCTTTCTGCTCGCCTGCTTTCCAATCACGCGCCGGATCGTCGGCGACCGGCGCTGGCCCCGCCTGGTCCGCGCCTTCTTTCGCGAGGCACGCTGCCGGACACCGTATTTTCGCGAGATCCCGCGCGAGTTCCTCGCCTGGCTGCAGGCGGCGGAGCGGCTTCCCGGCCCGCCCTGGCTGGCGGAGCTCGCCCATTACGAATGGGTGGAACTGGCGCTCGACGTAATGGACGCTGATACCCCTGAATGCGATGCGGATGGCGACCTGCTGGACGGCATTCCGGTTCCGGCGCCGGTGCTGATGAACCTCGCCTACGCCTGGCCGGTGCACCGGATCGGCCCGGACTGGCGCCCGCGCAAGCCACGGGCCACCCATCTGCTGGTGTTTCGCGACCACGGCGACGAGATTCGCTTCGTCGAGTTGAGCGCGGTCAGCGCCCGGCTGATGGCCTTGCTGCAGGAGGGCCGGCATTCCGGCAAGTCCGCCTGCCTCGCCGCGGCGCGGGAAATCAACCACGCCGACCCCGCAACGCTGCTCGCGCACGGTAAAGTGCTGCTGGAAGAGCTGCGGGCAATCGGCGCCATCCTCGGAATCCGCCCATGA
- a CDS encoding HvfB family MNIO-type RiPP peptide maturase: MKSPGISGAGLGFRREIIPDLKAGVPSAIGFFELAPENWADVGGRSAKDLRSFTERFPFVCHGLSLDLGGPRPLDVALLKRIKGFMREHGMTLYTEHLSWCGDDGHLYDLLPMPCTHEAARWVAGRIRQAQDILGMRIGIENASRYIAPPGAEMDEAAFIRTVIGEADCLLHLDVNNAYVNSRNFGFDPLAFIEALPLERTCYLHMAGHYVEADGVLVDTHGAAVIDPVWALLDAAYARVGPLPTCLERDFNIPPLDELAVEVGRIAAAQRRIAAPVREAA, from the coding sequence GTGAAATCCCCCGGGATTTCCGGCGCCGGCCTCGGCTTCAGGCGGGAGATCATTCCCGACCTGAAGGCTGGGGTGCCTTCCGCCATCGGCTTTTTCGAACTGGCGCCGGAGAACTGGGCCGACGTGGGCGGGCGCTCGGCAAAGGACCTGCGCTCGTTTACCGAACGCTTCCCCTTCGTTTGCCACGGCCTCTCCCTCGACCTGGGCGGACCGCGTCCGCTCGATGTCGCGCTGCTGAAACGCATCAAGGGCTTCATGCGCGAGCACGGCATGACGCTCTATACCGAACACTTGTCCTGGTGCGGGGATGACGGCCATCTCTACGACTTGCTGCCGATGCCGTGCACCCATGAAGCCGCGCGCTGGGTCGCCGGCCGCATTCGCCAGGCGCAGGACATCCTCGGCATGCGCATCGGCATCGAGAACGCCTCCCGCTATATCGCGCCGCCGGGCGCGGAGATGGACGAAGCTGCGTTCATCCGCACCGTGATCGGGGAGGCCGACTGCCTGCTGCACCTCGACGTCAACAACGCCTATGTCAATAGCCGCAACTTCGGCTTCGATCCGCTCGCGTTCATCGAGGCCCTGCCGCTTGAACGCACCTGCTACCTGCACATGGCGGGCCACTACGTCGAAGCCGATGGCGTGCTGGTCGACACGCACGGCGCGGCTGTCATCGATCCGGTCTGGGCGCTGCTCGACGCCGCCTATGCGCGCGTCGGACCGCTGCCGACCTGCCTGGAGCGCGACTTCAACATTCCGCCACTGGACGAACTGGCCGTCGAAGTCGGCCGGATCGCCGCCGCCCAGCGTCGCATCGCAGCGCCGGTGCGCGAGGCCGCCTGA
- a CDS encoding HvfA family oxazolone/thioamide-modified RiPP metallophore, which produces MKTRNSHLKLATGAALAATVAFAPVALAADNPFSMQTLGAGYQLAQADKKVDGKCGEGKCGATKKVEEKKKDGSCGAGKAKDGSCGAAKADSKKKDGSCGGAKAKDGSCGAKK; this is translated from the coding sequence ATGAAAACCAGAAATTCCCATTTGAAGCTGGCGACAGGCGCCGCCCTCGCCGCCACGGTTGCGTTTGCCCCGGTGGCCCTGGCCGCCGACAATCCTTTCAGCATGCAAACGCTCGGTGCCGGCTACCAGCTGGCCCAGGCCGACAAGAAGGTCGACGGCAAATGCGGCGAAGGCAAGTGCGGCGCCACCAAGAAGGTCGAGGAAAAAAAGAAGGATGGCTCCTGCGGCGCCGGCAAGGCCAAGGATGGTTCCTGCGGCGCGGCCAAGGCCGACAGCAAGAAGAAGGATGGTTCCTGTGGCGGAGCCAAGGCCAAGGACGGTTCCTGCGGCGCCAAGAAGTAA
- a CDS encoding TRAP transporter substrate-binding protein, giving the protein MKTRKLTGLIAAALATVAGGALAQEITLKVHHFLPPSGNAHANLVVPWCDKIAKESNNRLKCQIYPAMQLGGTPPQLFDQAKDGVADLVWTLPTYQAGRFTKSEVFELPFLTLNATTASPALWEYVQKNALDEFKGVKPIFMHMHDGAVFHFGKVGPKTLEELKGLKVRAPSRLGGKMIEALGMVPVPMPAPQVPEAIAKGVVDGANIPWEVVTPFKLQEITRFHVEVPKGMPKPGNSIFAFVMNQAKYDSLPADLKKVIDANSGLETSKWAGKIFDQPEVEARKIAQDRKNTFITITPAEYARWKKATDLVDDAWYKEAAAKGANGKALYDEAVALLKKHGSM; this is encoded by the coding sequence ATGAAAACTCGCAAACTTACCGGACTCATAGCCGCCGCGCTTGCCACGGTTGCCGGCGGCGCACTGGCGCAGGAGATCACCCTCAAGGTGCACCACTTCCTGCCGCCCAGTGGCAACGCCCACGCCAACCTGGTGGTGCCCTGGTGCGACAAGATCGCCAAGGAATCGAACAACCGCCTCAAGTGCCAGATCTACCCGGCCATGCAGCTCGGCGGCACGCCGCCGCAACTGTTCGACCAGGCCAAGGACGGGGTCGCCGACCTGGTGTGGACCCTGCCGACCTACCAGGCCGGCCGCTTCACCAAGTCCGAGGTGTTCGAGCTGCCCTTCCTCACGCTCAACGCGACCACGGCCAGCCCGGCGCTGTGGGAATACGTGCAGAAGAACGCGCTGGACGAGTTCAAGGGCGTCAAGCCCATCTTCATGCACATGCACGACGGCGCCGTGTTCCACTTCGGCAAGGTCGGCCCGAAGACGCTGGAGGAACTCAAGGGCCTCAAGGTGCGCGCCCCCAGCCGCCTCGGCGGCAAGATGATCGAGGCGCTGGGCATGGTGCCGGTGCCGATGCCGGCGCCGCAGGTTCCGGAAGCCATCGCCAAGGGCGTGGTCGACGGCGCCAACATTCCCTGGGAAGTGGTGACCCCGTTCAAGCTGCAGGAGATCACCAGGTTCCACGTCGAGGTGCCGAAGGGCATGCCCAAGCCGGGCAACTCGATCTTCGCCTTCGTCATGAACCAGGCCAAGTACGACAGCCTGCCGGCCGACCTGAAGAAGGTGATCGACGCCAACAGCGGCCTCGAAACCTCGAAGTGGGCCGGCAAGATCTTCGACCAGCCCGAAGTCGAGGCGCGCAAGATCGCCCAGGACCGCAAGAACACCTTCATCACCATCACGCCGGCCGAATACGCGCGCTGGAAGAAGGCCACCGACCTGGTCGACGACGCCTGGTACAAGGAAGCCGCCGCCAAGGGCGCCAACGGCAAGGCGCTCTACGACGAGGCGGTCGCATTGCTGAAGAAGCACGGCAGCATGTAA
- a CDS encoding TRAP transporter large permease → MSGMSLGFLMFGILMALLVVRIPIGIAMFMVGAGGYVYLVGDTLPLLNSLKNLAYARLSNYDLVVIPLFLLMGQFATHGGLSKALFRFVSAFLGHFKGGVAIAAIGACAGFGAICGSSLATAATMGQVTLPELKRFGYSGSLSTGALAAGGTLGIMIPPSVPLVIYAILTQESIGKLFMAAVLPGIIAMLGYMIVIRIIVTLDPAAGPAGPATSWAEKLKSFVAVLPVLLVFVIVIVGIYGGWANPTEAAAVGAMACGILAVVTGGMRFEGLMESIVGTAQTTAMIFLVLLGADMLNTALAVSQMPTELAAWVKDSGLSPMLVMLMILLIYVLLGCVMDSLAMILLTIPIFYPMVMGLDYWGMSQVDKSVWFGILALMVVEIGLVHPPVGMNVYIINRLAKDVPLVETFKGVMPFLASDFIRIALLLYFPVISLYLVHTFQ, encoded by the coding sequence ATGAGCGGCATGAGCCTCGGTTTCCTGATGTTCGGCATCCTCATGGCGTTGCTGGTGGTGCGCATCCCGATCGGCATCGCGATGTTCATGGTCGGCGCCGGCGGCTATGTGTATCTGGTCGGCGATACCCTGCCGCTGCTCAATTCGCTGAAGAACCTCGCCTACGCGCGGCTCTCCAACTACGACCTGGTGGTGATTCCGCTGTTCCTGCTGATGGGCCAGTTCGCCACCCACGGCGGCCTGTCGAAAGCGCTGTTCCGCTTCGTCTCGGCCTTCCTCGGCCACTTCAAGGGCGGCGTCGCCATCGCCGCGATCGGTGCCTGCGCCGGCTTCGGCGCCATCTGCGGCTCCTCGCTGGCCACCGCCGCGACCATGGGCCAGGTGACGCTGCCCGAACTCAAGCGCTTCGGCTACTCGGGCTCGCTGTCCACCGGCGCGCTGGCCGCCGGCGGCACGCTGGGCATCATGATCCCGCCCTCGGTACCGCTGGTGATCTACGCCATCCTGACGCAGGAGTCGATCGGCAAGCTGTTCATGGCCGCCGTGCTGCCCGGCATCATCGCCATGCTCGGCTACATGATCGTGATCCGCATCATCGTCACCCTCGATCCGGCGGCCGGCCCGGCAGGCCCGGCGACGAGCTGGGCGGAAAAGCTCAAGAGCTTCGTCGCCGTGCTGCCGGTGCTGCTGGTATTCGTCATCGTCATCGTCGGCATTTACGGCGGCTGGGCCAACCCGACCGAGGCCGCCGCGGTCGGCGCCATGGCCTGCGGCATCCTCGCCGTGGTCACCGGCGGCATGCGCTTCGAGGGCCTGATGGAAAGCATCGTCGGCACGGCGCAAACCACCGCGATGATCTTCCTCGTGCTGCTCGGCGCCGACATGCTCAACACCGCGCTCGCCGTGTCGCAGATGCCGACCGAGCTGGCGGCCTGGGTCAAGGACAGCGGCCTCTCGCCGATGCTGGTGATGCTGATGATCCTGCTGATCTACGTGCTGCTGGGCTGCGTGATGGATTCACTGGCGATGATCCTGCTCACCATCCCGATCTTCTATCCGATGGTGATGGGGCTGGACTACTGGGGCATGTCGCAGGTCGACAAGTCGGTCTGGTTCGGCATCCTCGCACTGATGGTGGTTGAGATCGGCCTGGTGCATCCGCCGGTGGGCATGAACGTTTACATCATCAACCGCCTGGCGAAGGACGTGCCGCTGGTGGAGACCTTCAAGGGCGTGATGCCTTTCCTGGCCTCGGATTTCATCCGCATCGCGCTGCTGCTGTACTTCCCCGTCATTTCGCTGTACCTGGTGCACACCTTCCAATAA